A genome region from Aliivibrio salmonicida LFI1238 includes the following:
- a CDS encoding valine--tRNA ligase produces the protein MEKTYNPQSIEQALYQTWEEKGYFKPHGDTSKEAYSIMIPPPNVTGSLHMGHAFQDTIMDTLIRAERMKGKNTLWQVGTDHAGIATQMVVERKIAAEEGKTKHDYGRETFIDKIWEWKAESGGTITKQLRRLGASVDWDRERFTMDDGLSAATQEVFVRLFEEDLIYRGKRLVNWDPKLHTAISDLEVESKDKKGFMWHFRYPLANGVKTADGKDYIVVATTRPETMLGDTGVAVNPEDPRYKDLIGQHIELPIVGRLIPIVGDEHADMDKGTGCVKITPAHDFNDYEVGKRHSLPMINILTFNADIRETAEVFTTNGEESDVYSAELPAKYHGMERFAARKAIVAEFDELGLLEEIKDHDLTVPYGDRGGVVIEPMLTDQWYVRTAPLAAPAVKAVEDGQIKFVPKQYENMYFSWMRDVQDWCISRQLWWGHRIPAWYDNSGKVYVGRSEEEVREKNNLAPVVVLRQDDDVLDTWFSSALWTFGTQGWPENTDALKTFHPSEVLVSGFDIIFFWVARMIMMTMHFVKDEEGNAQVPFKTVYMTGLIRDENGDKMSKSKGNVLDPIDMIDGIGLEELVEKRCGNMMQPQLAKKIEKATRKTFEGGIEPYGTDALRFTLAAMASTGRDINWDMKRLEGYRNFCNKLWNASRYVLMNTEEHDCGMAEGAELEFSLADQWITSQFEVAAKEFNAHLDNYRLDMAANTLYEFIWNQFCDWYLELTKPVLWKGTEAQQRATRYTLITVLEKTLRLAHPILPYITESIWQSVKPLVDGVEGETIMTQALPQFNEENFNADVVSDLEWVKAFITSIRNLRAEYDIAPSKGLDVMIKVADEKDAARIKANEIVLTSLAKLDSIKVLDDNEETPACATSLVGKSELMIPMAGLIDKDAELARLDKEVAKIQGEIKRIEGKLGNEGFVAKAPEVVIAKEREKLDGYNETLVKLEAQKETIAAL, from the coding sequence ATGGAAAAGACATATAACCCGCAATCGATAGAACAAGCTCTGTACCAGACTTGGGAAGAAAAAGGCTACTTTAAGCCTCATGGCGACACATCAAAAGAAGCTTACAGCATCATGATCCCGCCACCAAACGTCACGGGTAGCCTGCACATGGGCCACGCTTTCCAAGATACGATCATGGATACACTGATCCGTGCTGAACGTATGAAAGGAAAAAATACCCTTTGGCAAGTAGGTACTGACCACGCAGGTATCGCGACCCAAATGGTTGTTGAGCGTAAGATTGCGGCTGAAGAAGGCAAAACAAAACACGATTACGGTCGTGAGACTTTCATCGATAAAATTTGGGAATGGAAAGCAGAATCTGGCGGCACAATTACAAAGCAACTTCGTCGTCTTGGTGCCTCTGTTGATTGGGATCGTGAACGATTCACAATGGATGACGGTCTATCTGCTGCGACTCAAGAAGTGTTTGTTCGTCTATTCGAAGAAGACCTTATCTACCGTGGTAAACGTCTAGTAAACTGGGATCCTAAATTGCACACCGCAATTTCTGATCTTGAAGTTGAAAGCAAAGACAAAAAAGGCTTCATGTGGCATTTCCGCTACCCACTAGCAAACGGTGTTAAAACGGCTGATGGTAAAGACTACATCGTAGTTGCAACCACTCGTCCAGAAACCATGCTTGGTGATACTGGCGTTGCAGTTAACCCTGAAGATCCTCGTTACAAAGATCTGATCGGTCAACACATTGAACTGCCTATTGTTGGTCGTTTAATTCCTATCGTAGGCGATGAGCATGCGGACATGGATAAAGGCACGGGTTGTGTGAAAATCACTCCAGCTCATGACTTTAACGATTACGAAGTAGGTAAACGTCATAGCCTGCCAATGATCAACATCCTTACTTTTAACGCTGATATTCGTGAAACCGCTGAAGTATTCACAACGAACGGTGAAGAAAGTGATGTCTACAGTGCTGAACTTCCTGCTAAATATCACGGCATGGAGCGCTTTGCTGCTCGTAAAGCTATCGTTGCTGAGTTCGATGAACTGGGTCTCCTTGAAGAGATCAAAGATCATGACTTAACCGTTCCTTACGGTGACCGTGGTGGTGTTGTTATCGAACCAATGCTAACTGACCAATGGTACGTACGTACTGCTCCTCTTGCTGCGCCTGCAGTTAAAGCGGTTGAAGATGGTCAAATCAAGTTTGTCCCTAAACAATATGAAAACATGTACTTCTCTTGGATGCGTGACGTTCAAGATTGGTGTATTTCTCGTCAACTTTGGTGGGGCCACAGAATCCCTGCTTGGTATGACAACAGCGGTAAAGTTTACGTTGGTCGTTCTGAAGAAGAAGTTCGTGAGAAAAACAACCTTGCACCTGTTGTTGTACTTCGCCAAGACGACGATGTACTTGATACGTGGTTCTCTTCTGCGCTTTGGACGTTTGGCACACAAGGCTGGCCTGAAAACACAGACGCACTTAAAACATTCCACCCATCAGAAGTTCTAGTATCAGGCTTTGATATTATCTTCTTCTGGGTTGCTCGTATGATCATGATGACCATGCACTTCGTGAAAGACGAAGAAGGCAATGCACAAGTACCATTTAAAACCGTTTACATGACAGGTCTTATCCGCGATGAAAATGGCGATAAAATGTCTAAATCGAAAGGTAATGTACTTGATCCTATCGATATGATCGATGGTATCGGCCTTGAAGAATTAGTTGAAAAACGTTGTGGCAACATGATGCAACCTCAACTGGCTAAGAAGATCGAAAAAGCAACGCGTAAAACGTTTGAAGGCGGTATCGAACCCTACGGTACTGATGCCCTACGTTTCACTCTTGCAGCAATGGCATCGACAGGTCGTGATATCAACTGGGATATGAAACGTCTTGAAGGTTACCGTAACTTCTGTAACAAACTATGGAACGCAAGTCGTTACGTATTGATGAACACAGAAGAGCACGATTGTGGCATGGCTGAAGGTGCAGAGCTTGAGTTCTCACTAGCTGACCAATGGATCACTTCTCAGTTTGAAGTTGCAGCGAAAGAGTTTAATGCTCACCTAGACAACTACCGTCTAGATATGGCAGCGAACACTCTGTATGAATTCATCTGGAACCAATTCTGTGACTGGTATTTAGAACTAACTAAACCGGTTCTTTGGAAAGGTACTGAAGCACAACAACGTGCAACTCGTTATACATTGATCACGGTTCTTGAAAAGACATTACGTCTTGCTCACCCTATTCTTCCTTACATCACTGAATCAATCTGGCAGAGCGTTAAGCCATTAGTTGATGGTGTGGAAGGCGAAACGATCATGACTCAAGCATTACCTCAGTTTAATGAAGAAAACTTCAACGCTGATGTTGTTTCTGATCTTGAGTGGGTTAAAGCCTTCATTACAAGCATCCGTAATTTACGTGCAGAATACGACATAGCGCCAAGCAAAGGCTTAGACGTAATGATTAAAGTGGCTGATGAGAAAGACGCAGCGCGTATTAAGGCAAATGAGATTGTACTCACATCTCTAGCAAAACTAGACAGCATCAAAGTGCTTGACGACAATGAAGAGACGCCTGCATGTGCGACTTCTCTTGTTGGTAAATCTGAATTGATGATCCCAATGGCGGGTCTTATTGACAAAGATGCAGAACTTGCTCGTTTAGATAAAGAAGTAGCGAAAATCCAAGGCGAGATTAAACGTATCGAAGGTAAATTAGGTAACGAAGGTTTCGTTGCTAAAGCCCCTGAAGTTGTTATCGCTAAAGAACGTGAAAAGCTAGATGGCTATAACGAAACTCTTGTTAAGCTAGAAGCACAAAAAGAAACGATTGCGGCACTATAA
- a CDS encoding DNA polymerase III subunit chi produces MSQALFYVLESTSPAATQPGLLKFVCQLAHYYYSQNARVYILSDDKEQALLIDELLWQNDVSEFIPHNLIGEGPKSGSPIEIGWGTLRPSGRRHVLINLAQEVATFAVSFAQVVDFVPCEEKVKQHARERYKIYRNAGRAMQTETLK; encoded by the coding sequence ATGAGCCAAGCTTTATTCTATGTACTTGAATCGACCTCACCTGCTGCAACCCAACCTGGGTTGTTAAAGTTTGTGTGTCAGCTCGCTCATTACTATTACTCTCAAAATGCCCGTGTTTATATTTTAAGTGACGATAAAGAACAGGCGTTATTGATTGATGAATTGCTTTGGCAAAATGATGTTTCTGAATTTATTCCTCATAATCTTATCGGCGAAGGACCAAAATCAGGGTCACCGATAGAAATAGGCTGGGGAACATTACGCCCATCAGGGCGACGTCATGTACTAATAAACTTAGCTCAAGAAGTCGCAACTTTTGCGGTTTCCTTTGCTCAAGTGGTAGACTTCGTACCCTGTGAAGAAAAAGTCAAACAACACGCTCGAGAAAGGTATAAAATATACCGAAATGCAGGCCGCGCCATGCAAACCGAGACATTGAAATAA
- the pepA gene encoding leucyl aminopeptidase produces the protein MEFSVKSGSPEKQRSACIVVGVFEPRRLSPIAEQLDKISDGYISSLLRRGDLEGKPGQMLLLHQVPNILSERVLLVGCGKERELGERQYKDIIKKTISTLNETGSMEAVCFLTELHVKGRDTYWKVRQAVESTKDSLYTFNQFKSNKPETRRPLRKLVFNVPTRRELSLGEKAINHGLSISSGVKASKDLGNMPPNVANPAYLASQARRLADDFETVTTKVIGEEEMKKLGMTSYLAVGQGSHNESMMSVMEYKGHPNPDAKPIVLIGKGLTFDSGGISLKPSDSMDEMKYDMCGAASVFGAMKALAKLNLPLNVVGILAGCENMPSSNSYRPGDILTTMSGQTVEVLNTDAEGRLVLCDALTYVERYEPDCVVDVATLTGACVVALGHHINGLLSNHNPLAHELINASEQSGDRAWRLPMSEEYNEQLNSPFADMANIGGKAGGTITAGCFLARFAKKYNWAHIDSAGTAWVSGANKGSTGRPVSLLVQFLLNRSGPESVE, from the coding sequence ATGGAGTTCAGTGTAAAAAGTGGCAGTCCAGAGAAACAACGCAGCGCATGTATCGTTGTCGGTGTTTTTGAACCACGTCGTTTGTCTCCAATAGCAGAACAGCTTGATAAAATCAGTGACGGTTACATTAGTTCATTACTTCGCCGTGGTGATCTAGAAGGTAAACCGGGTCAAATGCTGTTATTACATCAAGTACCAAATATTCTTTCTGAGCGTGTTTTATTAGTCGGTTGTGGTAAAGAGCGTGAACTTGGTGAGCGCCAGTATAAAGATATCATCAAAAAAACCATCAGCACACTAAATGAAACGGGCTCTATGGAAGCAGTATGTTTCCTTACAGAACTACACGTTAAAGGCCGTGATACGTATTGGAAAGTACGTCAAGCGGTTGAATCAACCAAAGACAGTTTATACACATTCAATCAATTCAAGAGTAATAAACCTGAGACTCGTCGCCCACTTCGTAAGTTAGTATTTAATGTACCAACTCGTAGAGAGCTTAGCTTAGGTGAGAAAGCCATCAATCACGGTCTTTCTATCTCTTCTGGCGTTAAAGCATCAAAAGATTTAGGCAACATGCCACCAAACGTTGCAAACCCTGCTTATCTTGCTTCTCAAGCACGCCGCCTTGCTGACGACTTTGAAACCGTAACGACAAAAGTTATTGGCGAAGAAGAAATGAAGAAATTGGGAATGACGTCTTACCTAGCTGTAGGCCAAGGCTCTCACAATGAATCAATGATGTCGGTAATGGAATACAAAGGCCACCCGAATCCTGATGCAAAACCAATTGTCCTTATCGGCAAAGGCCTAACATTTGATTCCGGCGGTATCTCTTTGAAACCTAGCGATAGCATGGATGAGATGAAATACGACATGTGTGGCGCCGCTTCTGTCTTTGGCGCAATGAAAGCACTTGCGAAGCTAAATCTTCCATTAAATGTTGTTGGTATACTTGCTGGTTGTGAAAACATGCCAAGCAGTAACTCTTACCGCCCCGGTGATATTTTAACAACCATGTCAGGCCAAACCGTTGAAGTATTAAATACCGATGCAGAAGGTCGTTTGGTTCTTTGTGACGCATTAACGTATGTTGAGCGCTACGAACCAGATTGTGTGGTTGATGTCGCGACGTTAACCGGTGCATGTGTTGTTGCTTTAGGCCACCACATCAACGGTCTGCTTTCTAACCATAATCCATTAGCACATGAACTGATTAATGCGTCAGAGCAATCAGGTGATCGTGCATGGCGTTTACCAATGTCCGAAGAATACAACGAACAGTTAAATAGCCCGTTCGCTGACATGGCAAATATTGGTGGTAAAGCAGGTGGTACTATTACCGCTGGTTGTTTCCTTGCTCGTTTTGCTAAGAAATACAACTGGGCTCACATTGATAGTGCTGGTACCGCTTGGGTTTCAGGTGCAAACAAAGGCTCTACCGGCCGACCAGTCTCATTGCTTGTCCAATTCTTACTGAATCGTTCAGGTCCAGAAAGCGTAGAGTAA
- the lptF gene encoding LPS export ABC transporter permease LptF: MIIIRYLIKETLKSQLAIFFVLFLIFMSQKFIQILADASDGDIPGGLILSLVGYNMPAMGLLMLPLSIFIGILLTFGRLYAESEITVMNATGMGNSILIRAALYLALITGSIAAVNSLWLSPWSQEQSTKLMENVESDAGIELLQKGQFKPSPDGKAVVFIDDISDKGGKHLVNIFLAQPVPNDSLRPSVLISEKGTVKQLDDGRQVLVLDNGTRYEGIPTRLDYLESNFESYEVLIGQKEVKEKRRDWDALPTLDLIKRTELEAKAELQWRISLILCIPLLTMVVVPLSAVNPRQGRFAKLAPAILLYLAYFLSLSAGKSAIEEGSLHPSVGLWAINAVLLIIGIILNSMDSVFVRKLKDKMRRKPKHV, encoded by the coding sequence GTGATTATTATTAGATATTTGATCAAGGAAACATTAAAGAGCCAATTAGCGATCTTTTTTGTGCTGTTTTTGATCTTTATGAGCCAAAAATTTATACAGATTTTAGCCGATGCATCGGATGGAGATATTCCGGGGGGATTAATTTTATCATTAGTTGGCTATAACATGCCTGCAATGGGGCTATTGATGCTGCCTCTGAGTATTTTTATTGGTATTTTGCTGACCTTCGGTCGCCTATATGCAGAAAGTGAAATTACGGTAATGAATGCGACAGGGATGGGGAATTCAATCCTTATTCGAGCTGCGCTTTATCTTGCATTAATTACAGGCAGTATTGCGGCAGTGAACTCACTTTGGTTATCGCCTTGGAGCCAAGAGCAAAGTACCAAGTTGATGGAAAATGTAGAATCAGATGCCGGTATTGAACTCTTACAGAAAGGGCAGTTTAAGCCGTCTCCGGATGGTAAAGCCGTTGTTTTTATAGATGATATTAGCGACAAAGGCGGAAAGCATTTAGTTAATATATTTTTAGCACAGCCAGTACCTAATGATTCATTGAGACCAAGTGTCCTGATTTCTGAAAAAGGAACGGTTAAGCAATTAGACGATGGTCGCCAAGTGTTGGTGCTTGATAACGGCACTCGTTATGAAGGAATACCGACTCGTCTTGATTACCTTGAAAGTAATTTTGAATCTTACGAAGTTCTTATTGGTCAAAAAGAAGTGAAAGAAAAACGTCGGGATTGGGACGCACTTCCAACGTTAGATCTAATTAAACGCACAGAATTAGAAGCCAAAGCTGAATTGCAATGGCGTATTTCTTTAATTTTGTGTATCCCATTATTGACGATGGTGGTGGTACCGTTATCGGCGGTTAACCCTCGACAAGGGCGGTTTGCTAAACTTGCCCCAGCGATTTTATTGTATCTGGCTTATTTCTTATCATTAAGTGCGGGTAAATCAGCGATAGAAGAGGGAAGTTTGCATCCATCCGTTGGATTGTGGGCTATTAATGCCGTGCTACTGATTATTGGTATAATATTGAACTCAATGGACAGTGTTTTTGTGAGAAAGCTGAAAGATAAGATGCGGAGAAAACCAAAACATGTTTAA
- the lptG gene encoding LPS export ABC transporter permease LptG: protein MFKILDWYIGRTIIATSSLCLVTLVGLSSIIKYVEQLRKVGKGTYDLLDALYFVILSMPRDIEMFFPMAALLGALIGLGMLAASSELVVMQAAGYSKLDIGISVLKTAIPLMLMVMALGQWGAPQAQKMARDLRAFSISGGNIASMRTGVWAKDGNDFIYLSRVDDQAKLYGVTLWQFDKERKLDDIVFAKKAEYESKEEGWKLIDVSITDMKDENIITEKKLDSLSWSTTLTPDKLAVVSVKPEEQSLTGLYDYVNYLKDSELDASRYELAFWRKALQPISVAVMMLLALSFVFGPLRSVTMGARILSGVIAGFSFYISNEVFGPMTLVYNIHPIFGALGPSFVFLLITLGLLNRKL from the coding sequence ATGTTTAAGATTTTAGATTGGTATATAGGCCGTACTATTATCGCGACATCATCACTGTGTTTAGTGACGTTAGTCGGTTTGTCATCAATCATTAAGTACGTTGAACAATTACGTAAGGTTGGTAAAGGGACATACGATCTTCTTGATGCGTTGTATTTCGTCATATTAAGTATGCCACGTGATATTGAGATGTTCTTTCCTATGGCAGCTTTACTTGGTGCTTTGATTGGCCTAGGCATGCTAGCGGCAAGTTCTGAGCTAGTTGTAATGCAAGCGGCTGGCTATTCTAAGTTAGATATTGGTATCTCTGTATTAAAAACGGCCATTCCATTAATGCTGATGGTAATGGCATTAGGGCAATGGGGCGCGCCTCAAGCTCAGAAGATGGCTCGTGATTTACGTGCATTTTCTATCTCAGGAGGCAATATTGCTTCAATGAGAACTGGTGTGTGGGCTAAAGATGGGAATGATTTCATCTATCTATCTCGCGTTGATGACCAAGCTAAACTGTATGGCGTTACGCTATGGCAGTTTGATAAAGAGAGAAAGTTAGATGACATTGTTTTTGCTAAAAAAGCAGAATATGAATCTAAAGAAGAAGGATGGAAACTGATTGATGTTTCCATCACTGATATGAAAGATGAGAATATAATTACAGAGAAAAAACTCGATTCCTTAAGTTGGTCGACGACATTAACGCCTGATAAATTAGCCGTTGTTAGTGTGAAGCCTGAAGAACAATCTTTAACGGGGCTGTATGATTATGTTAACTATTTAAAAGATTCAGAATTAGATGCTTCCCGCTATGAATTGGCATTTTGGCGTAAGGCGTTACAACCAATATCTGTTGCGGTAATGATGCTCTTAGCACTGTCTTTTGTTTTTGGGCCATTACGTAGTGTAACGATGGGGGCGAGAATACTTTCTGGTGTGATTGCCGGGTTTAGTTTTTATATTTCCAATGAAGTGTTTGGCCCAATGACCTTGGTGTATAATATACATCCTATTTTTGGCGCTTTGGGGCCCAGTTTTGTCTTTCTTTTGATTACCTTAGGGTTATTAAATAGAAAGCTCTAG
- a CDS encoding RDD family protein, whose translation MKTQKQAGFMRRMGAWFYDTLIISAIMMLTGGIIVATLEMLYGMGLISYGSYPDVSSYLNNDPMWSNLYPITLISVFVGFFAYFWCKGQTLGMRAWKLQVQQFDGSPITLTQAIIRMSTSAFGLGNFLVFISQDNSAFQDTWAKTQVIVLDKAV comes from the coding sequence ATGAAGACACAAAAACAAGCAGGCTTTATGCGTCGTATGGGAGCTTGGTTTTACGACACGCTCATTATCAGCGCTATTATGATGCTTACTGGTGGGATAATTGTAGCAACCCTTGAGATGCTCTATGGTATGGGATTAATTAGCTATGGTAGCTACCCTGATGTTAGCTCTTATCTAAATAACGACCCAATGTGGAGTAATTTATACCCAATCACTCTGATCTCTGTTTTTGTTGGATTTTTTGCCTATTTCTGGTGTAAAGGACAAACACTTGGTATGCGTGCATGGAAACTTCAAGTTCAACAGTTTGATGGTTCACCAATTACCTTAACTCAAGCCATTATCCGTATGTCGACCTCAGCTTTTGGATTGGGTAACTTCCTTGTTTTTATCTCTCAAGATAACTCAGCATTTCAAGATACATGGGCTAAGACACAAGTCATCGTATTAGACAAAGCGGTTTAG
- a CDS encoding DUF2999 domain-containing protein — translation MNPIIQTLKEHNVSDEKITEVFQALTQNPLAAMATIQSLGIPQEKLQPLMMMVMTNPSLIKEAVEELGLDFSKVEEAKAKLEENK, via the coding sequence ATGAACCCAATTATCCAAACACTAAAAGAACACAATGTTAGCGATGAAAAAATCACAGAAGTATTTCAAGCGCTAACACAAAATCCATTAGCGGCAATGGCAACCATTCAAAGCTTAGGTATTCCACAAGAAAAACTACAACCATTAATGATGATGGTAATGACAAACCCTAGCTTAATTAAAGAAGCGGTTGAAGAATTAGGTTTGGATTTTTCAAAAGTAGAAGAAGCAAAAGCGAAGCTTGAAGAGAATAAATAA
- a CDS encoding diacylglycerol kinase, with protein sequence MTDTPSGKPANTGIKRVIKATQFSMQGLKAAFKHEAAVRQEFAMLVITAPIALLLDVTIVEKILLIGVFVLIFIVELLNSAIEAVVDRIGPEHHELSGRAKDIGSSAVFVALCLAGFTWLMILGSHYL encoded by the coding sequence ATGACAGATACTCCATCAGGGAAACCAGCAAACACTGGGATAAAACGAGTAATTAAAGCCACACAATTTTCTATGCAAGGACTGAAAGCTGCATTTAAGCATGAAGCCGCTGTTCGTCAAGAATTTGCAATGCTTGTCATTACGGCGCCTATCGCTCTATTGCTTGATGTCACCATTGTAGAAAAGATCTTGTTGATTGGTGTCTTTGTCTTAATATTTATCGTTGAGCTGCTTAATTCAGCCATAGAAGCCGTTGTAGACCGTATTGGACCTGAACATCATGAGTTAAGTGGTAGAGCAAAAGACATTGGCTCTTCGGCTGTCTTCGTCGCTCTATGCCTTGCCGGTTTTACTTGGTTGATGATTCTAGGCAGCCATTATTTATAG
- the mltC gene encoding membrane-bound lytic murein transglycosylase MltC yields the protein MKKIILIVSTCLFLTSCSRESIESTFGINYDTTNRFAKNLAPLPGQFTKDLKALDSLISSFNGNIEKRWGKKNLITAGKRSYVKYTDGYLSRSQVDFTSGRVTVETVAGTEPKAHLRQAIITTLLTPDDPAGVDLYSDADVTLGGKPFLYQQVLDQDKKPIEWSWRASRYADYLIAHHLKQKNIDYKKAYYVDIPMVKNHEQLREYQYADIVRKASQRYDIPEDLIYSIIRTESSFNPYAVSWANAYGLMQVVPKTAGRDVFKLVKKKSGDPTPEYLFNPHNNIDTGAAYFHILKTRYLKDIRNPISKQYSMISAYNGGAGGVFTTFSSSRSRAINDINSLNPNQVYWALTKKHKNAEARRYLEKVTAYKKEFNSGKI from the coding sequence TTTAGCCCCTCTTCCTGGGCAATTTACCAAAGATCTAAAAGCCCTCGACTCTTTAATAAGCAGTTTTAATGGCAACATTGAGAAGCGTTGGGGGAAGAAAAACCTCATCACTGCAGGTAAACGTTCTTACGTAAAATACACGGATGGGTATCTGAGTCGCTCTCAAGTCGATTTCACGTCAGGGCGAGTCACCGTCGAAACCGTAGCAGGAACCGAGCCTAAAGCGCATTTGCGTCAAGCTATTATCACCACCCTACTCACACCAGATGACCCTGCTGGTGTTGATTTGTATTCAGACGCTGATGTCACCTTAGGTGGAAAACCATTTCTTTATCAGCAAGTCCTCGATCAAGATAAAAAACCGATTGAATGGTCATGGCGCGCAAGCCGTTACGCTGATTACCTCATTGCACATCATTTAAAACAAAAAAATATCGACTATAAAAAAGCATATTACGTTGATATTCCTATGGTTAAAAACCACGAACAACTGCGTGAATACCAATATGCCGATATTGTTCGTAAAGCATCTCAACGTTACGACATTCCTGAAGATTTGATTTACTCCATCATCAGAACAGAAAGTAGTTTTAATCCTTATGCCGTAAGTTGGGCCAATGCGTATGGATTAATGCAAGTGGTACCTAAAACCGCTGGACGTGATGTTTTTAAATTGGTGAAGAAAAAATCCGGCGATCCTACACCCGAGTATTTATTTAACCCACATAACAACATTGATACCGGCGCCGCTTACTTTCATATATTGAAAACACGTTACCTAAAAGACATTAGAAATCCGATTTCAAAACAATACAGCATGATTTCAGCTTATAACGGTGGTGCTGGTGGTGTATTTACTACCTTTAGCAGTAGCAGAAGTCGTGCAATTAACGACATTAATAGTTTAAATCCGAACCAAGTCTATTGGGCTTTAACTAAAAAGCATAAGAATGCGGAAGCAAGACGTTACCTAGAAAAAGTAACCGCCTATAAAAAAGAGTTCAATTCAGGGAAGATTTAG